One window from the genome of Marinobacter sp. es.048 encodes:
- the hpaI gene encoding 4-hydroxy-2-oxoheptanedioate aldolase, with the protein MELPKNRFKQGLATGETQYGLWLGLPDNSAAEIAAVAGFDWLLIDGEHAPFDLRTILSHLQAMAPYDVAPIVRCVEGDTALIKQLLDIGVQTLLVPMVEDAEQAKQLVRAIRYPPDGIRGLGTSLARAARWNQVPGYVKKANDEICLIVQVETASAMDNLDEILAVEGVDGVFIGPSDLSASMGYIGDAGNTSVVDTINMGLGKIRAAGKYAGLLCLDPSLAESYVQQGANFVGVGVDTMILATETRKLAQRFKQGAPVEDDKPKAGY; encoded by the coding sequence ATGGAACTGCCCAAGAACCGTTTCAAACAGGGGCTGGCCACAGGTGAAACCCAATATGGGCTCTGGCTGGGCCTGCCGGACAACAGCGCGGCCGAAATTGCTGCTGTGGCCGGCTTCGACTGGTTACTCATCGACGGCGAACATGCGCCGTTTGACCTGCGCACAATCCTTTCTCATCTGCAGGCAATGGCGCCTTACGACGTCGCCCCGATCGTGCGCTGTGTCGAAGGCGATACCGCACTGATCAAACAGCTGCTTGATATCGGTGTGCAGACCCTTCTGGTACCGATGGTCGAGGACGCAGAGCAGGCAAAACAGCTCGTGCGGGCGATTCGCTATCCACCGGACGGTATCCGCGGCCTCGGCACGTCGCTCGCTCGGGCGGCCCGCTGGAATCAGGTACCGGGCTATGTGAAAAAGGCCAATGATGAGATCTGCCTGATTGTCCAGGTGGAAACCGCCAGCGCCATGGACAACCTCGACGAGATCCTGGCAGTTGAGGGGGTGGACGGAGTTTTCATCGGCCCGTCCGACCTGTCCGCGTCCATGGGCTACATCGGCGACGCTGGCAACACGTCGGTCGTCGACACCATCAACATGGGGCTCGGCAAAATACGAGCTGCCGGCAAATACGCTGGCCTGCTCTGTCTCGACCCATCCCTGGCAGAGAGCTATGTCCAGCAAGGCGCCAATTTCGTTGGCGTGGGCGTCGACACCATGATCCTCGCCACGGAAACTCGCAAGCTGGCGCAGCGATTCAAACAGGGCGCTCCGGTTGAAGACGACAAACCCAAGGCCGGCTATTGA
- the hpaH gene encoding 2-oxo-hept-4-ene-1,7-dioate hydratase yields the protein MLTKDQIETAADRLYQAETSRKQIPALTLEHPDMTMDEAYAIQKAWVDRKVAEGRKVIGYKIGLTSRAMQMSSNIDEPDYGVLLDDMLLEDGATIKASDFLDPRIEVELAFVLKKPLFGDNVTIFDVINATDYIIPSLELIAARCLRTDPGTGYTRKVYDTISDNAANAGIVMGGRPIKPMDMDLRWAGCMLYLNGQIEETGLAGGVLGNPLKGISWVCRRFAPHGVGLEPGQVVLSGSFTRPVPVKAGDTVHADFGSLGGVALNFE from the coding sequence ATGTTGACGAAAGATCAGATCGAAACGGCTGCCGACCGCCTGTACCAGGCTGAGACCAGCCGTAAACAGATCCCGGCCCTGACCCTTGAGCATCCGGACATGACGATGGACGAGGCGTATGCCATCCAGAAAGCCTGGGTGGATCGCAAGGTGGCCGAAGGTCGTAAGGTGATCGGCTACAAGATTGGCCTGACCTCCCGTGCCATGCAGATGTCGTCAAATATCGACGAACCGGACTATGGCGTGCTGCTTGATGACATGCTGCTCGAGGATGGCGCCACCATCAAGGCGTCGGACTTCCTAGATCCGCGCATAGAGGTCGAACTGGCCTTTGTTCTGAAAAAGCCCCTGTTCGGCGACAATGTCACGATTTTCGACGTGATCAACGCAACCGACTACATCATCCCGTCCCTCGAATTGATCGCGGCCCGCTGCCTGCGTACCGATCCCGGAACCGGCTACACCCGCAAAGTCTACGACACCATTTCCGACAATGCCGCCAACGCCGGCATCGTTATGGGAGGTCGACCCATCAAGCCAATGGACATGGACCTGCGCTGGGCCGGTTGCATGCTGTACCTGAACGGCCAGATCGAAGAAACTGGTCTCGCTGGCGGTGTTCTGGGCAATCCGCTCAAGGGCATTTCGTGGGTTTGCAGGCGCTTTGCGCCACACGGCGTTGGCCTCGAACCGGGTCAGGTCGTTCTGTCCGGCTCCTTCACCCGTCCGGTCCCGGTCAAGGCCGGCGATACCGTGCATGCCGATTTCGGTTCCCTGGGTGGCGTCGCCCTGAACTTCGAATAA
- a CDS encoding 5-carboxymethyl-2-hydroxymuconate Delta-isomerase, giving the protein MPHFIVEYSGNLHDRLEFQSLFSRLHEYVVSTGAFPIGGVRSRAIRCDDFRVADGREDFSFLNLTLKIGHGRDMALKKEVAKRVFDILCDWMKPVTDTSYCQISFEMTELDPVLKFNKNNIHPLFSNN; this is encoded by the coding sequence ATGCCTCATTTCATCGTCGAGTATTCAGGTAACCTCCACGACCGTCTGGAATTCCAGTCGCTGTTCTCACGTCTACACGAATACGTTGTCTCTACCGGGGCTTTCCCCATCGGTGGCGTTCGTAGTCGGGCTATTCGTTGTGATGACTTCCGGGTTGCGGATGGCAGGGAGGACTTCTCGTTCCTCAATCTGACCCTGAAGATTGGCCATGGTCGGGACATGGCGCTGAAAAAGGAAGTCGCAAAGCGGGTGTTCGACATTCTCTGCGACTGGATGAAACCCGTCACCGATACCAGCTATTGCCAGATCTCATTCGAGATGACCGAGCTGGATCCTGTTCTCAAGTTCAACAAGAACAATATTCATCCTCTGTTCTCAAATAACTGA